The Aliiroseovarius sediminilitoris region ACAGCCCCCGGCTTTCCACGCCCGGTGGCGTCCTTGGCCACCGTATCATAGCGCGACCCGGCCCAGTTGTGCCTGTCCTCGACATGACAGGTAGAGCACGTGAAGTTCAGACCGTCGGGCGACATGTGGACATCAACCTCGGTCGATGGGGCATAAAGCGCCGAACTCAGATCGCCGTGTTTCACGTTGTCCCCGCCCCCGCCATAGAAATGGCAGTTGCCGCAATTGTCGCGCCCCGGCATCCCGACGGACTGCGCAGCTTTTGCCAGATCAACCGGCCAGGCCGCGGCGCCTGTAATGGTGCTGGTGCCAGGCTTCACCGGGTCCAAGGGCGGGTGCCCGGCCCCGGTGGCCGATTTGGTGTATTGACCCGAGCGGTCGTGGCACACCAGACAATCGGGCACTGCGCCCGCCTCTACGGATGTCGTTGACATATCATCCCAACCGTAGCCCGCATGACACGAGGTGCAGCGCGGCTCGTTCCCGGCCACGTTGCCACAGAATGCGTTGATCACCTTGGATTTCCCCTGCGTTTGCCCGCTGTCGCTTTCATAGGTCCATTCAAAATGGATTGAATGCATGATCTGGTTGTCAGCTTCCGTATGGCAACTGACACAGGCCTCGGTCACCTCCGGCCCCGAGCTGAAAGATTTTTTCAGGATGTCGAACTTCATGTGATCCGCCGTCGCGCTGGAAATCGACCTGGCCGGTGCGGGTGGCGGAGTTGGCGCTGCGGCCTGATCCTCGGCGGCGGCTGACCCGCCTGTCCCGGCGATCAGCCCAAGCGTAAGGATCGTTGCAAGAAATCTCTTCACGGCTCTGTCCTCCTCTGCTCCGGTTCGCGCGGCGGAGGAATACATTCTGATATTACGATATGTATCTGAGTCGGCGAAACACACCTAATGTCAAAACGCCGCACCGACGACGCCATATGATTGACCCCGACCCCGGGCTTTGCCATCGTCTGTCGACTTGATACAAGGTGTCCATGAAACCCTTTCTGATCCTGCAACTCCGCCCGGAAACCGATGCGTCTGATGATGAATTTCGGGCATTTTTGGCCAAGGGCGGGTTGGAACACGACCAGGTGCGTCGCATACGTTTGGATCAGCAAAACATCCCGGCCGACCTGAACCTTGACGATTTTTCCGGGGTAATTGTCGGTGGTGGGCCGGGTTGCGTATCCGATGCGCCTGACAAGAAAACCCCGGCCGAGGCGCGGATTGAATTCGAATGCCTATCCCTGATGCCGCAGATCACTGCAAAGGACACCCCGTTTCTGGGCTGCTGCTATGGGATTGGCATTCTTGGCCAGCATCTGGAACCGGGTTCCGTGTCAAAAGACAAATACGGCGAACCCGTCAGCGCCAGCACGTGTGACGTGACGAAAGACGGGCGCACCGATCCCCTGCTCGACGGCATTCCAGACAGGTTCGAAGCCTTTGTCGGCCATAAAGAGGCGATGCAACACCTTCCGGAGGGTTGCCGCCAGTTGGTCTCATCCCCTCGCTGCCCGTTTCAGATGATCCGATACGGACAGAGTGTCTATGCCACGCAGTTCCACCCCGAAGCCGACGCGCACAGCTTTGAAACCCGCATCGGCATCTACAAACATCACGGCTATTTCCCCCCCGAAGAAGCCGAGGCCCTGGTGGATATGGTGCACGCAGCCAACGTGCACGCGCCTGCCCAAATCTTGCGAAATTTCGTGACACGATATCGGGCTTGACCCCGTCAACCACATCGTCTGTTTTTCAGGATAAAGAATTGGCGCACCCGAGAGGATTCGAACCTCTGGCCTCTGCCTTCGGAGGGCAGCGCTCTATCCAGCTGAGCTACGGGTGCCAGTGACACAAGGTCTGGGCGGGATATAGGCCATCACCCTGCCCCTCGCAACATGAAAAGGAGCGTGCGCCTCACCATCCAAAGTTGCGCGCCATCATTAGATTGTCGCAAAAACACGAGCCTTTTGCTTTCTTTCAAGCATTACTCCTAAATGCCGATGAGTGCTGAGCACTTGCGCAAGCCTTCCGCGTTTACAGAATAAAATCATAGCCATACAGGACATCAACACCCAGCACCATAACTTCAAAATCTGGCAGCGCATCACCATCGACGTCGGCTCTGACCAAAGAATGTGGGCCTGCATCCTCAACCCAGACCGAGTTTGCCTGTGCGCCGTTCTTTGAGAAAACAAACTTTTGATCGCCAGGTACATTTACTCGGGCGTCTATCTGAGCCAGGTGAAGATCATCTTCGCCACTGTCAAACTGGAGGATCTGGTCACGATCTGACCCTATAGCACTGTCGCTGATGTTTCTGAAAATGAACGTATCTCGGTCAAGATCGACACCGGCATAGAGCAAATCACGTCCTTCACCGCCGTCCAGAACGTCACGACCTTTTTCCCCCTTCAGGATGTCATCGCTCAACCCGCCGAACAGCTTATCGTGCTGTGATCCACCAAAGAGCTTATCGTTGCCATCCCCACCATAGAGTAGGTCGTTGTGAATGCCGCCGAAAAGCTCGTCTTCGTCAGCACCACCCGACAACAAATCATTCTGGTGTCCACCATAGAGTTTATCATTGCCTGATTTCCCGTGCAGGACATCGTTGCCGTTGTTGCCCTTTAGGACATTTCCCTGCTCATTTCCGAACAATGAATCCTTGGCTTTACCACCCGAAACATTCTCTATGCCCGATATCGTGTCCTGGCCAAATCCGGTGTTTTGTGGGCTGCTTTGATCCAATTTCACAAACGCCTTCTTTGCACCGGTGAACATGAGCCAATCAGTCCCGCTGCCGCCGTCTATGCGGTCGTTGCCTGATGAGGCATAGATTATGTCATTCCCCGCGCCTGCGAAGATTCTATCATATCCGGCCTTATCATAGATCTTGTCGTTCCCAGCGTTGCCAGTCAGCGTATTGGATACGTTGTTTCCAATGATCGTATCGTCCCCCTGCCCGCCGATTGCATTCTCGATGACCGTACCGACCGCCAACGTCAGGTTGCCCTTCAATCCACCGACTCCCGAGAATGTCGGCTTTGCTTTAACAGACGAGGAGGGCGTCAAGTTGATGGATTGATCGAAGGACCATCCGGAAAAATCTAGCGTATCTATGCCCCCACCGTCAGCAATCGTATAGGCATTGGTATCCGCATAGATCGACATTCGTGACAGGATCGGATCGTCACTTTGTGAGATCGTCGTATTGAATCCGTAGGTGGTGTTGCCCTTGAACGCGTTTGACGTTCCGAACGATGTCCCATTGTAGGACTGACCGCCATACATGCGATCAAGGGCCAGCAGGTCGGCGGCCATATAGGTTTGCAGATAGGCGAAATCGGCATTTACGTTAAAATTCACGGCCTGCGAGAAATATGACATGACACTGTTTTGCCAACTGTCATTGGTGAACCTGGCGTTCTGAGGATAGGTGCCACCTCCGTTGTACAGGCCCTGATGCCCCAGCCCCAGGGTATGACCAATTTCATGCAGAAACGTCTGCATCACATAATTGTTTTCACTGCTTGATCCGCTGATCCAGTATTTGCTGACATTCACATAACCATAGTCGACGAAACCGCCACCATCGCTGTCCACGGCACCTGCAAAGGCACCGGCGTATTCGTCGCCGAAAACAATATCTGCATTGCCGTAGGAAGAGGTTTCCTGAAAGTTTATTCCTGTTGCATTCGACAAATAGTCAAACGCGTCACGCACCAGCTCTCGTCGCCCGATTGAAATGCCATTGCCGTCGTACCAGTTCGAACCGACCGAATAGGTTATCGTCCCAAACTGAGCATCATTGCCGCCTGACGTCAGGTTCCATTTCTGGGGGGCGAAACCCGATTCACGCCAAAATCCGTTTGATAAAAATCCAGCCAATACACTCAGAGACTTGTAGACCATACCTAACTCATTCTTTTGGTTTTGGTTCAGGTCACGGGGACCTTATCAAGACAGGGAATCGCCCGCAGACAAATCGCGGACCCTTTTGAACACTAAAATTCGTCGAGAATAAGACTTAACCCACCCGCGCCATTCAAGCCAGATCAAAACCGGAAATGGACGACACCATGGCGGTTTGCCTTCGCGTTTATCATTGCGCTGTGTGAAACAACAAAGGCGAAACAAAAAAGCGCCCGCAATTGCAGGCGCTTTTGTCTTCATAAAGCAGAGAAGCCGAATTAACGCTTCGAGAACTGGAAGCTCTTACGGGCCTTGGCTTTACCGTATTTCTTGCGTTCCACAACGCGCGAGTCGCGGGTCAGGAAGCCGGCGGCTTTCAGGGCGCCACGCAGGCTGGGTTCGTAAAGCTGAAGCGCTTTCGAAATCCCGTGCTTTACGGCACCAGCTTGTCCGGACAGGCCACCGCCTTTTACGGTGGCAACCACGTCAAACTCGCCTTCAACACCAGCGATTTGCTCGGGCTGGCGCACGATCAGCTGAAGAACGGGACGCGCGAAATACTTGTCCATGTCCTTGCCGTTCACGGTGACTTTGCCAGACCCCGGCTTGATCCAGACGCGGGCAACCGCGTCTTTACGCTTGCCGGTGGCATAGGAACGGCCAAGGTCGTCACGAACAGGTTCCCGAGGCGCAGCAATCTCGACCACGGCTTCAGTGCCCTCGGCAACTTCGTTCAGGTCTTCGAGTGTTTTGATTTCTTCAGCCATGATCAGCCCTCACGCGTGTTTTTGGAGTTCATGGATTTGACATCCAGCACTTCGGGGCTTTGCGCCTCGTGGGGGTGCTCGGCACCGGCATAGACGCGCAGATTGGTCATCTGCTTGCGGCTCAG contains the following coding sequences:
- a CDS encoding M10 family metallopeptidase C-terminal domain-containing protein; translated protein: MVYKSLSVLAGFLSNGFWRESGFAPQKWNLTSGGNDAQFGTITYSVGSNWYDGNGISIGRRELVRDAFDYLSNATGINFQETSSYGNADIVFGDEYAGAFAGAVDSDGGGFVDYGYVNVSKYWISGSSSENNYVMQTFLHEIGHTLGLGHQGLYNGGGTYPQNARFTNDSWQNSVMSYFSQAVNFNVNADFAYLQTYMAADLLALDRMYGGQSYNGTSFGTSNAFKGNTTYGFNTTISQSDDPILSRMSIYADTNAYTIADGGGIDTLDFSGWSFDQSINLTPSSSVKAKPTFSGVGGLKGNLTLAVGTVIENAIGGQGDDTIIGNNVSNTLTGNAGNDKIYDKAGYDRIFAGAGNDIIYASSGNDRIDGGSGTDWLMFTGAKKAFVKLDQSSPQNTGFGQDTISGIENVSGGKAKDSLFGNEQGNVLKGNNGNDVLHGKSGNDKLYGGHQNDLLSGGADEDELFGGIHNDLLYGGDGNDKLFGGSQHDKLFGGLSDDILKGEKGRDVLDGGEGRDLLYAGVDLDRDTFIFRNISDSAIGSDRDQILQFDSGEDDLHLAQIDARVNVPGDQKFVFSKNGAQANSVWVEDAGPHSLVRADVDGDALPDFEVMVLGVDVLYGYDFIL
- the rpsI gene encoding 30S ribosomal protein S9, with the translated sequence MAEEIKTLEDLNEVAEGTEAVVEIAAPREPVRDDLGRSYATGKRKDAVARVWIKPGSGKVTVNGKDMDKYFARPVLQLIVRQPEQIAGVEGEFDVVATVKGGGLSGQAGAVKHGISKALQLYEPSLRGALKAAGFLTRDSRVVERKKYGKAKARKSFQFSKR
- a CDS encoding glutamine amidotransferase, producing MKPFLILQLRPETDASDDEFRAFLAKGGLEHDQVRRIRLDQQNIPADLNLDDFSGVIVGGGPGCVSDAPDKKTPAEARIEFECLSLMPQITAKDTPFLGCCYGIGILGQHLEPGSVSKDKYGEPVSASTCDVTKDGRTDPLLDGIPDRFEAFVGHKEAMQHLPEGCRQLVSSPRCPFQMIRYGQSVYATQFHPEADAHSFETRIGIYKHHGYFPPEEAEALVDMVHAANVHAPAQILRNFVTRYRA